The following proteins are co-located in the Paludibaculum fermentans genome:
- a CDS encoding C40 family peptidase codes for MRTVLYGLILVLLPVLLTLGGSALGATGKKAASKGKRATAKPAISKRGHTTHRRAVSRKGTAKSAVRNMGPLLEPVSVMPNGLTGLPILSLNVPTYPPPPPIPGTCANCTKPLLATAYSLIGTPYRWGGSSPSYGFDCSGFVRYVYQSNFSLALPTSAPAQFHVGVPVQKEELLPGDLVFFHHRRRGWHVGMYVGGGSFIHAPNRRKTVMVTPLSDPYFSVTYVGARRIPLADLEAVGSMDVETSN; via the coding sequence TTGCGTACTGTTCTTTACGGTCTGATCCTTGTGCTGCTGCCAGTGTTGCTGACACTGGGCGGCTCCGCGCTGGGTGCGACAGGCAAAAAAGCGGCTTCGAAAGGCAAGCGGGCTACGGCCAAGCCGGCCATATCCAAGCGCGGGCATACGACCCACAGGCGTGCGGTGAGCCGCAAAGGAACTGCAAAGAGCGCGGTGCGGAACATGGGTCCGCTGCTCGAGCCTGTCAGTGTGATGCCGAACGGGCTGACCGGGTTGCCGATTCTTTCGCTGAATGTTCCGACGTATCCCCCACCCCCACCGATTCCAGGGACCTGTGCAAACTGCACGAAGCCGCTGCTGGCCACTGCGTATTCGCTGATTGGTACACCTTACCGTTGGGGCGGGAGCAGCCCTTCTTACGGATTCGATTGCAGCGGGTTCGTGCGGTATGTTTACCAGTCCAACTTCTCCCTGGCGCTGCCGACTTCGGCCCCGGCTCAGTTCCACGTGGGCGTTCCGGTCCAGAAGGAAGAGCTGCTGCCGGGTGACCTGGTGTTTTTCCATCACCGGCGGAGGGGCTGGCACGTAGGGATGTACGTCGGCGGCGGGTCGTTTATCCACGCACCGAACCGGCGCAAGACGGTGATGGTGACTCCGCTGTCAGACCCTTATTTCAGTGTGACTTACGTTGGGGCGAGACGGATTCCGCTGGCGGACCTGGAAGCGGTGGGCAGCATGGATGTGGAGACGAGCAACTAG
- a CDS encoding acyl-CoA mutase large subunit family protein translates to MKRGASETVQPCTLSGIPLESHYGSPAPGEYPYTRGIHAAMYRAKLWTMRQFSGFATPEETNARYRYLLAQGQSGLSVAFDLPTLMGCDPDDAAALGEVGKCGVSIASLADMETLFNGIPLDKVSVSMTINSPAPVLFAMYLAVAEKQGVAFDKLNGTLQNDILKEYIAQKEFLYPPRPSMRLVTDVVEYATRHVPKYNPISISGYHIREAGSTAVQELAFTLRDGIEYVEWALERGLAVDEFAPRLSFFFNAHSDFFEEIAKYRAARRIWAHVMRERFGAKDEKSWKLRFHTQTAGCSLTWQQPYNNVVRTTLQALAGVMGGTQSLHTNSLDEAYALPSEQAVTLALRTQQIIAHESGVAAVADPLGGSHYVEALTDEVERQALEYIRRIDEMGGMIPAVERNFPQAEIAEASYQYQKRVESGEQVIVGVNRNTQENEPKLEILKIDEEAEKAQVEKVVALRAWRDAARVEAALSALQAAAESHLNTMPLILDAVRVYATTGEICRTLGGVFGGWQERSVL, encoded by the coding sequence ATGAAGAGGGGCGCATCCGAGACTGTGCAGCCGTGTACGCTCAGCGGGATTCCGCTGGAGAGCCACTATGGCTCACCGGCTCCTGGGGAGTATCCGTACACTCGCGGTATTCATGCGGCGATGTACCGGGCGAAGCTCTGGACGATGCGCCAGTTCTCGGGTTTCGCCACTCCGGAAGAGACGAACGCCCGCTACCGGTATTTGCTGGCGCAGGGGCAGTCTGGTTTGTCGGTGGCGTTTGATCTGCCTACGCTGATGGGCTGCGATCCGGACGATGCGGCGGCGTTGGGCGAGGTGGGCAAGTGTGGCGTGTCGATCGCATCGCTGGCCGATATGGAGACTTTGTTCAACGGCATTCCGCTGGACAAAGTGAGCGTCTCGATGACGATCAATTCGCCGGCGCCGGTGCTGTTTGCCATGTATCTGGCGGTGGCGGAAAAGCAGGGCGTGGCGTTCGACAAACTGAATGGCACGCTGCAGAACGACATTCTGAAGGAGTACATCGCGCAGAAGGAGTTCCTGTATCCGCCGCGTCCTTCGATGCGGCTGGTGACGGACGTGGTGGAGTACGCCACGCGGCATGTGCCGAAGTACAACCCGATTTCGATCAGCGGGTATCACATTCGTGAAGCGGGCTCGACGGCGGTGCAGGAGCTGGCATTCACTTTGAGGGATGGGATCGAGTATGTCGAATGGGCGCTGGAGCGCGGTTTGGCGGTGGACGAGTTCGCGCCGCGGCTGAGTTTCTTTTTCAACGCGCATAGCGATTTCTTCGAGGAGATTGCGAAGTACAGGGCGGCTCGGCGGATCTGGGCGCACGTCATGCGGGAGCGGTTCGGTGCGAAGGATGAGAAGAGTTGGAAGCTGCGGTTCCATACGCAGACGGCCGGGTGCTCGTTGACCTGGCAGCAGCCATACAACAACGTGGTGCGGACCACTCTGCAGGCGCTGGCGGGCGTGATGGGCGGGACGCAGTCCCTGCACACGAATTCCCTGGACGAGGCCTATGCGCTGCCGAGTGAACAGGCGGTGACGCTGGCCCTGCGAACGCAACAGATCATCGCGCATGAGAGCGGAGTGGCCGCGGTGGCGGATCCGCTGGGTGGGTCGCATTACGTCGAAGCCCTGACGGATGAAGTGGAGCGGCAGGCGCTGGAGTACATCCGGCGGATCGATGAGATGGGCGGGATGATCCCGGCCGTTGAGCGCAACTTCCCGCAAGCCGAGATCGCCGAGGCGAGTTATCAGTATCAGAAGCGCGTGGAGAGCGGCGAGCAGGTGATTGTGGGCGTAAACCGCAATACGCAGGAGAACGAGCCGAAACTGGAGATTCTCAAGATCGACGAGGAGGCGGAGAAGGCGCAGGTGGAGAAGGTGGTTGCACTGCGTGCGTGGCGCGACGCAGCACGCGTCGAGGCTGCGCTATCGGCGCTGCAGGCTGCGGCGGAGAGCCACTTGAATACGATGCCGCTGATCCTGGATGCCGTGCGCGTGTATGCCACGACGGGGGAGATTTGCCGGACCCTGGGCGGGGTGTTCGGGGGGTGGCAAGAGAGAAGTGTTTTGTAG
- a CDS encoding metallophosphoesterase family protein has product MKLLVFSDIHHDLAALRRLMEREADYYVAAGDMVNWARGLDSVGPILQTKAPKVHVLPGNHENAAQIDAFCQEFGLNPLHGKHLQAGCHTVAGLGHSSPTPFNTPGEYSEAEMAQRLAPLADPHPEILICHCPPLGTELDEAAPGRHFGSQSVRDFIDQVQPAWFFCGHIHEAAGREVTLGATRARNVGKQGYLLELPD; this is encoded by the coding sequence ATGAAACTTCTTGTTTTCTCCGACATTCACCACGACCTCGCCGCCCTCCGCCGTCTCATGGAGAGGGAGGCCGACTACTACGTCGCCGCCGGCGACATGGTCAACTGGGCGCGAGGATTGGACTCCGTAGGCCCCATCCTTCAAACGAAAGCCCCCAAAGTCCACGTCCTTCCGGGCAACCACGAAAACGCCGCTCAGATCGACGCCTTCTGTCAGGAATTTGGCCTCAACCCACTGCACGGCAAGCACCTCCAGGCAGGCTGTCATACGGTAGCAGGCCTCGGTCACTCCAGCCCTACTCCATTCAACACCCCCGGAGAATATTCGGAAGCCGAAATGGCTCAGCGCCTCGCGCCGCTAGCCGACCCCCACCCCGAGATCCTCATCTGCCACTGCCCGCCCCTGGGAACGGAATTGGACGAGGCCGCTCCCGGCCGCCACTTCGGCAGCCAATCCGTTCGCGATTTCATCGACCAGGTCCAGCCCGCCTGGTTCTTCTGCGGCCACATCCACGAAGCCGCCGGCCGGGAAGTCACCCTCGGTGCCACCCGGGCCCGGAATGTAGGCAAACAGGGCTACCTGCTGGAATTGCCGGACTGA
- a CDS encoding cob(I)yrinic acid a,c-diamide adenosyltransferase, whose amino-acid sequence MEDQSFNEPRLALNRIYTKTGDQGDTHLASGERVAKDSPRLECYGCVDELNSFVGAAVVSASPESALAPLVDILIRVQHELFNLGSILATTPEHVHPKQARITEADVAQLESEIDAMNAELPPLRSFVLPGGSRINTDLHIARTVCRRAERLLVTATRQLPIDTVNLRYLNRLSDALFVWSRWANHVQNLPETLWSPNRAASARQS is encoded by the coding sequence ATGGAAGATCAATCGTTCAACGAACCCCGCCTCGCGCTCAACCGCATCTACACCAAAACCGGTGACCAGGGCGACACGCACCTGGCCAGCGGCGAACGCGTCGCGAAAGACTCCCCACGCCTCGAGTGCTATGGCTGCGTGGATGAACTCAACTCCTTCGTCGGTGCTGCTGTTGTCAGCGCATCTCCGGAATCAGCACTCGCGCCACTCGTCGACATCCTGATTCGCGTCCAGCACGAGCTGTTCAACCTCGGCTCCATCCTTGCCACTACACCGGAGCACGTTCACCCCAAACAGGCCCGCATCACCGAGGCCGACGTGGCTCAACTCGAATCGGAGATCGACGCAATGAACGCCGAACTCCCACCCCTGCGCAGCTTCGTCCTGCCTGGCGGCTCCCGCATCAACACGGACCTTCATATCGCCCGCACGGTCTGCCGGCGGGCTGAGCGCCTGCTGGTCACCGCCACCCGGCAGCTGCCCATCGACACTGTGAATCTTCGCTACCTGAACCGCCTCAGCGATGCGCTCTTCGTTTGGAGCCGCTGGGCAAATCATGTGCAGAACCTGCCCGAGACTCTCTGGTCCCCCAATCGCGCGGCCTCTGCTCGCCAAAGCTGA
- a CDS encoding type II toxin-antitoxin system VapB family antitoxin, whose amino-acid sequence MRTNIVIDDQLMRETLRATGLKTKREAVEQGLRTLLRLSRQAEIRKFRGKLNWQGDLEAMRTTR is encoded by the coding sequence ATGCGGACGAACATCGTCATTGATGACCAGCTCATGCGCGAGACGCTGCGTGCTACTGGTCTGAAGACCAAACGCGAGGCGGTCGAGCAAGGGCTTCGGACGCTGCTGCGCCTCAGCCGGCAGGCCGAGATTCGCAAGTTTCGAGGAAAGCTGAACTGGCAGGGTGATTTGGAAGCAATGAGGACCACTCGTTGA
- the vapC gene encoding type II toxin-antitoxin system VapC family toxin encodes MILVDSSVWIDYFNGVDTPQTEKLDDLLGQEPLAVGDLILTEVLQGFSDERDFQQASKLLTSLEVVELGGQAVALQAARNFRALRNLGITVRKTIDTVIATRCIESGYELLHNDRDFEPFSKHLGLRVV; translated from the coding sequence TTGATCCTCGTGGATTCCAGCGTCTGGATCGACTACTTCAATGGTGTTGATACGCCGCAAACTGAAAAACTGGACGACCTCCTCGGCCAGGAACCGCTCGCAGTCGGCGATTTGATTCTCACGGAAGTGCTGCAGGGGTTCTCAGACGAGCGGGATTTTCAGCAGGCCAGCAAGCTGCTCACCTCGTTGGAGGTCGTGGAACTAGGTGGTCAGGCGGTCGCTCTTCAGGCGGCCAGGAACTTCCGGGCCTTGCGGAATCTGGGAATCACGGTGCGCAAGACGATCGACACGGTAATTGCGACTCGCTGTATCGAAAGCGGCTACGAGCTTCTGCACAACGATCGTGACTTCGAGCCCTTCTCGAAGCACCTCGGCCTGCGAGTGGTCTGA
- the abc-f gene encoding ribosomal protection-like ABC-F family protein, with the protein MLRIHEICYEIQCGLPLFAHACFDINHGDRIGLVGPNGAGKSTLMRVVAGELAPSAGSVIRRGGLRVAYLAQEAPRGTGQTLFDRVMEADAELARLRQDPDWFGEYVALGGPGFEARVERALSRLGFPEESWGLATERLSSGQRMRAELARCLLSGSDLLLLDEPTNHLDSAARAWLEGELRRLDEAVLLVSHDRAFLNRVTKRTVLMERGTVQCFEGNYEKFIEQRSLKERQAWQQYEARERQAAAERAAAEKRMALARKVAKAPEGQRDARACGPHYAKKAAKVARTARILRERQSMLEAMEKPWEEQGIPELDFSAVERGDEIAVRVERMSKRFGERVLFEEMDLHVARGECWVLSGPNGSGKSTLLRMMAGTEQPDSGVVQVGGRVRAGYLAQEGENLALGQTPLELCLSVCADETRVRTMLACLKLRAEQILRPLATLSAGERTKAGMAMLLLSGANLLLLDEPTNHLEMEARAALEEALIRYPGTVVLSTHDEWLAERVADYSLELGATIEA; encoded by the coding sequence ATGCTGCGAATCCACGAGATTTGCTACGAGATCCAGTGCGGGTTGCCGCTGTTTGCGCACGCCTGCTTTGATATCAACCATGGCGACCGGATTGGCCTGGTAGGGCCGAATGGCGCCGGGAAATCGACGCTGATGCGCGTGGTGGCCGGAGAGCTGGCGCCGAGCGCGGGCAGCGTGATTCGCCGCGGCGGGTTGCGTGTCGCTTACCTGGCGCAGGAAGCGCCGCGGGGGACGGGCCAGACGCTCTTCGACCGCGTGATGGAGGCCGATGCCGAACTGGCGCGGCTCCGCCAGGATCCGGATTGGTTTGGCGAATATGTCGCGTTGGGTGGCCCCGGGTTTGAAGCTCGCGTGGAGCGGGCTTTGAGCCGGCTTGGATTCCCTGAAGAGAGCTGGGGCCTGGCGACGGAACGGTTGTCGTCGGGTCAGCGCATGCGGGCGGAACTGGCGCGGTGCCTGCTTTCGGGCTCGGACCTGCTGCTGCTGGACGAACCTACGAACCATCTGGATTCGGCGGCCCGGGCCTGGCTGGAAGGCGAGTTGCGTCGGCTGGATGAGGCCGTGCTTCTGGTGTCTCACGACCGGGCCTTTCTGAACCGGGTGACGAAGCGGACGGTGCTGATGGAGCGCGGCACCGTGCAGTGCTTCGAAGGCAACTACGAGAAGTTCATCGAGCAGCGGTCGTTGAAGGAACGGCAGGCGTGGCAGCAGTACGAGGCCCGGGAGCGGCAGGCGGCGGCGGAGCGGGCGGCGGCGGAGAAGCGCATGGCTCTGGCGCGTAAGGTGGCAAAGGCTCCGGAGGGGCAGAGGGACGCGCGGGCTTGCGGGCCGCACTATGCGAAGAAGGCCGCGAAGGTGGCTCGGACGGCACGGATCCTCCGGGAACGGCAGTCGATGCTGGAGGCGATGGAGAAGCCTTGGGAAGAGCAGGGGATTCCGGAGCTCGACTTCAGCGCTGTTGAACGGGGCGATGAGATTGCCGTGCGCGTGGAGAGGATGAGCAAGCGTTTTGGCGAGCGGGTGCTGTTCGAAGAGATGGACCTGCACGTGGCGCGCGGAGAGTGCTGGGTTCTGTCGGGGCCCAACGGCTCCGGCAAGAGCACGCTGTTGCGGATGATGGCGGGTACGGAGCAGCCAGACTCCGGAGTGGTGCAGGTGGGTGGTCGAGTGCGGGCGGGCTACCTGGCCCAGGAGGGCGAGAATCTGGCGCTGGGGCAGACTCCGCTGGAGTTGTGTCTGAGTGTGTGCGCGGATGAGACGCGGGTGCGAACCATGCTGGCGTGCTTGAAATTGCGAGCGGAGCAGATCCTGCGGCCGCTGGCTACGCTGAGCGCCGGCGAGCGGACAAAGGCAGGGATGGCGATGCTGCTGTTGTCCGGAGCCAACCTGTTGCTGCTGGATGAGCCCACGAATCATCTGGAAATGGAGGCCCGGGCGGCGCTGGAGGAAGCGCTTATCCGGTATCCCGGCACGGTGGTGCTGTCGACGCACGATGAGTGGCTGGCGGAACGGGTCGCCGACTATTCGTTGGAATTGGGGGCTACAATCGAGGCATGA
- the prfB gene encoding peptide chain release factor 2 (programmed frameshift), which produces MTLVELEREYLALRQQSEAVRSYLDIPSKNKQLAVIEETIADPGFWNNQEASQKVMQERKRLEAFVHQDRSVTTLVSDIDTLFELGREGEDVGAELAREFDKLRKLVDHLETNMLLSGENDHCGAIVTIHPGAGGTESQDWAEMLLRMYLRWAERNGFSAAVTDRLEGEGAGIKSATVEIDGDNCFGLLQSEIGVHRLVRISPFDANARRHTSFASVFVIPLIDDDVKIDIKTEDIRIDVFRASGAGGQHVNRTESAVRFTHIPTGIVVQCQNERSQHKNRAAALKQLRARLYEYEMDKRRAAEKKLEDSKADANFGSQIRSYVLAPYRMVKDLRSRYSVGDVDRLLDGDMEDMIHAYLVWKKTGKTFGDSSKDDLAD; this is translated from the exons ATGACCCTCGTCGAACTCGAGCGGGAATACCTTGCGCTCCGCCAGCAATCGGAAGCTGTGCGGAGCTATCTT GACATTCCCTCAAAAAACAAACAACTGGCCGTCATAGAAGAAACCATCGCCGATCCCGGCTTCTGGAACAACCAGGAAGCCAGCCAGAAGGTGATGCAGGAGCGCAAACGCCTCGAGGCCTTTGTCCATCAGGACCGCTCCGTCACCACCCTCGTCAGCGACATCGATACCCTTTTTGAACTTGGCCGCGAAGGCGAAGACGTCGGAGCCGAACTGGCCCGCGAATTCGACAAGCTCCGCAAACTCGTTGACCACCTCGAGACCAATATGTTGCTCTCGGGCGAGAACGACCATTGCGGCGCCATCGTCACCATCCATCCCGGCGCGGGCGGTACCGAAAGCCAGGACTGGGCGGAGATGCTCCTCCGCATGTACCTCCGCTGGGCAGAACGCAACGGCTTCTCCGCCGCGGTGACCGACCGCCTGGAAGGGGAAGGCGCCGGCATCAAATCCGCCACCGTCGAAATCGACGGCGACAACTGCTTCGGTCTCCTGCAAAGTGAGATCGGCGTCCACCGTCTCGTCCGCATCTCCCCCTTCGACGCCAACGCCCGCCGCCACACCTCGTTCGCCAGCGTCTTCGTCATTCCCCTGATTGACGATGACGTCAAGATCGACATCAAGACCGAAGACATTCGCATCGACGTCTTCCGCGCCAGCGGCGCCGGCGGCCAGCACGTCAACAGGACAGAATCCGCCGTCCGCTTCACCCACATCCCTACCGGGATCGTTGTCCAGTGTCAGAACGAGCGCAGCCAGCATAAGAACCGCGCTGCCGCTCTCAAGCAACTCCGCGCCCGTCTCTACGAGTACGAGATGGATAAACGCCGCGCCGCCGAAAAGAAGCTGGAAGACTCCAAGGCCGACGCCAATTTCGGCAGCCAGATCCGCTCCTACGTCCTCGCGCCCTACCGCATGGTGAAGGATCTCCGCTCGCGCTACTCCGTCGGCGATGTCGACCGCCTGCTCGACGGCGACATGGAAGACATGATCCACGCCTACCTCGTGTGGAAGAAGACCGGCAAGACCTTCGGCGACTCCAGCAAGGACGACCTCGCCGACTAA
- a CDS encoding multifunctional oxoglutarate decarboxylase/oxoglutarate dehydrogenase thiamine pyrophosphate-binding subunit/dihydrolipoyllysine-residue succinyltransferase subunit produces the protein MSSEPRQRITINSWLEEELYQDFVNNSSNVDESWKEKFEAEPAEEADEPAATTAVVAAPPPTETPAPTPAPPQTVQVRPVAPAVPPVALSPADQLVPLKGAPMRIAENMTLSLTVPTATSQRTIPVKVIDENRRLLNHWRDLHGKSKISYTHLIAWAMVKAIQKVPAINDAYAEIDGQAHRVVRPEINIGIAVDVAGKDGHRSLVVPSIKNAGAKGFYEFLTAFDEIVAKSRTGKLTVDDFKGTTVSLTNPGTVGTLGSVPRLMPGQGAIVATGSIDFPAEFQGVSEELRATLGVCKVMTMSCTYDHRIIQGAESGQFLGKLQSLLEGSEGFYDEIFEQTRMPYQPFRWQVDRKAASSAFRDEKRMEEIAKQAAVLQLINAYRVRGHLIADLNPLGVQPNYHPELDPTTYGLSIWDFDREFIIGNLATSGKQTIATLRTILETLRQTYCGRLGCEYMHIQHPEEKRWLQERMEPQANNWPLEETAKRRVLLKLLQAESFENFLHTRFVGQKRFSLEGGESAMVVLDECLDRGADSGVQEVVVGMAHRGRLTVLSNLIGKSMSQVFGEFEGNVDPEATQGSGDVKYHLGASGIQRTASGKEIKVSLAPNPSHLEAVDPVVEGIVRAKQTWMGDVKREKVLPILVHGDAAFAGQGVVVETLNMSQLNGYRTGGTIHLVINNQIGFTSTPDESRSSTYCTDVARTVQAPILHVNGDDPEACVRATQVAIDYRMRFKKDVVIDMICYRRYGHNEADDPSYTQPLMYKIIKAKKPIGTQYSERLTKEGSVTKDAVERIRRQIQDALNAAHEEAQSKGEKWELQEVTTFEETTVPLVCPRTAVDEGLIARVVEGMTTFPDTFTLHPKLKGFIEKRKEILKGGTADWATGEALAFGTLALEGTPVRLSGQDSGRGTFSQRHLEYFDYNTGQVHTPLMHIDPQQARFEVFDSSLSEYGVMGFEFGYSLGDPLTLTLWEAQFGDFANGAQIMIDQFVSSCEAKWGQPSGLVLLLPHGYEGQGPEHSSARLERFLQLCAENNMQVCNVTTPAQYFHLLRRQMYGGQDRRGLRKPLVLMTPKSLLRHAKAVSTLADFTHGHFEPVIGDTGTAAPDRVSRVIFCTGKIYYELVTEREKRGLNNVAILRLEQMYPWPAEEIETMLWRYPSTAEIVWAQEEPRNQGAFLFVRDKLEPMLAATRRTLRYAGRQEAAAPSTGSSKRHAQEHAAVMEDAFSAGPVRQRRYRVVAKAQKELVPGKA, from the coding sequence ATGTCCTCAGAACCGCGACAGCGCATCACGATCAACTCTTGGCTGGAAGAAGAGCTGTATCAAGACTTTGTTAACAACAGCAGCAACGTAGACGAGAGCTGGAAAGAGAAGTTTGAGGCGGAGCCGGCCGAGGAGGCTGACGAGCCCGCGGCCACGACGGCAGTTGTTGCCGCGCCGCCTCCCACTGAGACTCCAGCCCCGACGCCTGCTCCGCCGCAGACAGTGCAAGTGCGGCCGGTGGCTCCGGCTGTTCCCCCGGTAGCGCTGAGCCCCGCCGACCAGTTGGTGCCCCTGAAGGGCGCGCCGATGCGGATCGCGGAGAACATGACGCTGAGCCTGACGGTGCCGACGGCGACGTCGCAGCGGACGATCCCGGTGAAGGTGATCGACGAGAACCGGCGGCTGCTGAACCACTGGCGGGACCTGCACGGCAAGAGCAAGATCAGCTACACGCACCTGATCGCGTGGGCGATGGTGAAGGCGATCCAGAAGGTCCCGGCCATCAATGATGCCTATGCGGAGATCGACGGGCAGGCTCATCGCGTGGTGCGGCCGGAGATCAACATCGGGATCGCGGTAGACGTGGCGGGCAAGGACGGCCACCGGTCGCTGGTGGTGCCGAGCATCAAGAACGCCGGGGCGAAGGGGTTCTACGAATTCCTGACCGCATTCGACGAGATTGTGGCGAAGTCGCGGACCGGCAAGCTGACGGTGGACGACTTCAAGGGCACGACGGTATCGCTGACGAATCCCGGGACGGTCGGGACGCTGGGCAGTGTGCCGCGGCTGATGCCGGGCCAGGGCGCGATTGTCGCCACCGGCAGCATCGATTTTCCGGCCGAGTTCCAGGGTGTCAGCGAAGAGCTGCGGGCGACTTTGGGCGTGTGCAAGGTGATGACGATGTCGTGCACGTACGACCATCGCATCATTCAGGGCGCCGAGTCCGGCCAGTTCCTGGGCAAGCTGCAGTCGCTGCTTGAGGGCAGCGAAGGCTTCTACGACGAGATTTTTGAACAGACCCGGATGCCCTACCAGCCGTTCCGCTGGCAGGTGGACCGGAAGGCGGCGAGTTCGGCATTCCGTGACGAAAAGCGGATGGAGGAGATCGCCAAGCAGGCGGCGGTGTTGCAATTGATCAATGCCTACCGCGTGCGCGGGCACCTGATCGCCGACCTGAATCCGCTGGGCGTGCAGCCGAACTATCACCCGGAGCTGGATCCCACCACCTACGGGCTGAGCATCTGGGATTTCGACCGCGAGTTCATCATCGGCAACCTTGCGACCAGCGGGAAGCAGACCATAGCCACGCTGCGTACGATTCTGGAGACGCTGCGGCAGACCTACTGCGGGCGGCTGGGCTGCGAGTACATGCACATCCAGCATCCGGAAGAGAAGCGCTGGCTGCAGGAGCGGATGGAACCGCAGGCCAACAACTGGCCGCTGGAAGAGACTGCGAAGCGCCGGGTGCTGCTGAAGCTGCTGCAGGCGGAGAGCTTCGAGAACTTCCTGCATACGCGGTTTGTGGGCCAGAAGCGGTTTTCGCTGGAAGGCGGCGAGAGCGCGATGGTGGTGCTGGACGAGTGCCTGGACCGCGGCGCGGACAGCGGCGTCCAGGAGGTCGTCGTCGGCATGGCACACCGCGGGCGGTTGACGGTGCTGTCGAACCTGATTGGCAAGTCGATGTCGCAGGTGTTCGGCGAGTTTGAAGGCAACGTGGATCCGGAAGCGACCCAGGGCTCGGGCGACGTGAAGTACCACCTGGGCGCGAGCGGGATCCAGAGGACGGCTTCCGGCAAGGAGATCAAGGTCTCGCTGGCGCCGAATCCGAGCCACCTGGAAGCAGTGGATCCGGTGGTGGAAGGCATCGTCCGCGCAAAGCAGACGTGGATGGGCGACGTGAAGCGCGAGAAGGTTCTGCCGATCCTGGTGCACGGTGACGCGGCTTTTGCGGGCCAGGGCGTGGTGGTGGAGACGCTCAACATGTCGCAGTTGAACGGCTACCGGACGGGCGGCACGATCCACCTGGTGATCAACAACCAGATCGGGTTCACGTCAACGCCGGACGAGAGCCGGTCGTCGACCTACTGTACGGACGTGGCACGGACGGTGCAGGCCCCCATCCTGCATGTGAACGGCGACGATCCGGAAGCGTGTGTGCGGGCGACTCAGGTTGCGATCGACTACCGGATGCGGTTCAAGAAGGATGTCGTCATCGACATGATCTGCTACCGCCGGTATGGACATAACGAGGCGGACGATCCGAGCTACACGCAGCCGTTGATGTACAAGATCATCAAGGCGAAGAAGCCGATTGGGACGCAGTACTCCGAGCGGCTGACGAAGGAAGGGTCGGTCACGAAGGATGCGGTGGAGCGGATCCGCCGGCAGATCCAGGATGCCTTGAATGCGGCGCACGAAGAGGCGCAGTCGAAGGGCGAGAAGTGGGAACTGCAGGAAGTGACCACCTTCGAAGAGACCACGGTTCCTTTGGTTTGCCCACGGACGGCGGTGGATGAGGGTTTGATTGCGCGCGTCGTGGAAGGCATGACCACCTTCCCGGACACCTTCACGCTGCATCCGAAGCTGAAGGGGTTCATCGAGAAGCGCAAAGAGATCCTGAAGGGCGGTACGGCGGACTGGGCGACGGGCGAGGCCCTGGCGTTCGGTACCCTGGCGCTGGAAGGGACTCCGGTGCGGTTGAGCGGACAGGACAGCGGCCGCGGCACGTTCTCGCAACGCCATCTGGAGTATTTCGACTACAACACCGGCCAGGTGCACACGCCGCTGATGCACATCGATCCGCAGCAGGCGCGGTTTGAGGTGTTCGACAGCTCTCTGTCGGAATACGGCGTGATGGGCTTCGAGTTCGGCTATTCGCTGGGCGACCCGCTGACGCTGACCCTGTGGGAAGCGCAGTTCGGCGATTTCGCGAATGGCGCGCAGATCATGATCGACCAGTTCGTGTCGTCGTGCGAAGCGAAGTGGGGCCAGCCGAGCGGGCTGGTATTGCTGCTGCCGCATGGCTACGAGGGGCAAGGTCCGGAACACTCCAGCGCCCGGCTGGAGCGTTTCCTGCAGCTTTGCGCCGAGAACAACATGCAAGTCTGCAACGTGACGACGCCGGCGCAGTATTTCCACCTGCTGCGGCGCCAGATGTACGGCGGGCAGGACCGGCGCGGGTTGCGCAAGCCGCTGGTGCTGATGACGCCGAAGAGCCTGCTGCGGCATGCGAAGGCGGTGAGCACGCTGGCCGACTTCACGCACGGGCATTTTGAACCGGTGATTGGAGATACGGGGACGGCTGCTCCGGACCGCGTGTCCAGGGTCATCTTCTGCACGGGCAAGATCTACTACGAGTTGGTGACGGAACGCGAAAAGCGCGGGTTGAACAACGTAGCGATCCTGCGGCTGGAGCAGATGTATCCGTGGCCGGCGGAAGAGATCGAGACCATGCTGTGGCGGTACCCGTCGACAGCGGAGATCGTCTGGGCTCAGGAAGAGCCGCGGAACCAGGGTGCGTTCCTGTTTGTCCGCGATAAGCTGGAGCCGATGCTGGCGGCGACACGGCGTACCTTGCGCTATGCGGGCCGGCAGGAAGCGGCGGCGCCCTCCACCGGGTCGAGTAAGCGGCATGCGCAGGAGCATGCGGCCGTGATGGAAGATGCCTTCAGCGCCGGGCCGGTGCGGCAGCGGCGGTACCGGGTGGTCGCCAAGGCCCAGAAGGAACTGGTGCCGGGCAAAGCCTGA